One Dioscorea cayenensis subsp. rotundata cultivar TDr96_F1 chromosome 19, TDr96_F1_v2_PseudoChromosome.rev07_lg8_w22 25.fasta, whole genome shotgun sequence genomic window, TCCAGAAACTCTTTaggaaaacaaatataaacaagtggaagtcataaatatatatatataatgcctacatattaattaataatttagtttGTGATTTGTTGCTTTGCGTTAGTGTCATTGTAAATTAACAAACTCAGGGAAAAAAATGCTTATCAAAATTAATCTAAAGTATTAGTCCAAAATCGTGGCTTTATTAACAGTATAACTACtgatttgtgtttttaattcaTTGAACATTGTTTAGATTCTAGAAGACGTGTTGACCCTAATTAATTAAGATAACTCCGAAGGCTATCTATTGTTCACAACCTtgtcatattatatatatatatatatatattggttaccCTTCAGAATATTCAGAGTTAAACAGAACATGTTACTATTTATAGAAGTCTCTAAGGTTGAATTATGAGGCTGATCATGAAGACCCAAATTGGATTGCATCCCCTTGATCCATCACGTTTTTGAATTTGCAAACAAGACAATTATTAGCTATATGCATtctatgtaattaatttttgacttttaaatttttgtataagaGTCAAAAAAGTTAATTACTTGGCTATTGCGATGATGactttgtttttataataataataataataataataataataataatatatatatatatatatatatatatatatatatatatattttgaatagagTGAATAAGTCACTGCtttattaaaaagaacaaaagtgAAATAGACAAACCctgaaacaaataaaagataataaaaagagTTACAAACTAAACGAGAAACTGAGAGCAGTCATTAGAGGTGAAGCAAGAACAAGAACGGTTACCCAAAACAAGTACACAAAGCACATAAacatcaaaacaagaaaaaggaacaACTTAGAAAGCGAGGTCCACCCTCTGGTATCTGAGGCTTCCTCAGCTAACATCAGGAATGAATCACTCCTGTGCGGAAGGCGTGGTCAACGCTCCGGCGCGCTCTTCTGATCTAGCGCCCAAGAAGTCAAGTGAGCGTCTGAGGTTCCGAATGGAGTCCTCTGGGAAGCAATGGTTAGGGTCTTTAGCTGCAGAGTGCCAAGCAAGTaacatatgaataattttggaaataacAAAAAAGGAGTCACGAGCATGCAAGTTAAAGACAAGACAATTTCGTTCAAGCCATAAATTCCAAAAGATGGTCCTTGAGAAGATCCCAAAAAGAACGAAGTTTGGTTTGTAAGGATGGAATACAGGAAGTCTAGACCTCAGCAAAGGTCTGAGGAAGGAAGTACAAACCTAGAACTTGCTTAAAGAAGTGCCAGATATAGTTGGAGAAATCACACTCAAGCAAGAGGTGTTCCACCAATTCTGAATTTCTATGGCACAAAACGCAGGTGTCCGTTGCACATTGGAAGTTGCAACCTCTTTTGACTAGATTAACCAAGGTTAGGATTTTGTCATCCCAAGCGAACCAACAAAAGAGAGTTATTTTGCTGGGGCAACCCACTTTCCAGAAATGAGAATAGAGGGGACTACGAGTACCACCGTCCAACAGAAATTGATAGAAGGATTTTACTGAAAACTTTCTAGTGCTATCTAAGGACAAGGTTCTCATATCCTCTAATTCACTTTGACAATATGGAATTAAAGACAGGAAGTGTGAGATTTCTTCTAGTGTGGCTGTTTGGAATCAGGAGACTAAATTTCATTAGAGAAGAACCTTACAGTTAACCAAGGGGAACGACAATCATTGTAAAGGCCAGGACATAAATCTCTAGGTGTTCTACCGTTTAGCCAGTTGTCATGCCACAGTAGGGTAGAAGCACCATTCTTGACAATCTTCCAagaacaaaatttaaaagaagGTAACAAGAGTGTAATTCCAACCGAGAAGAAAGAGTTATTCCTCGGTGGTGTGTGGAATAATAGCCTCAATGAATCTCTACACAATTAATTGAAGTTAATGATTTTGAGCCAACAATAATTACTATCAGAAGtgattttccaccaccactttcttAGGAGAGCCTTATTGAAGTCTTGAATGTTTAGGATGCCCCATGCCCATCCTCCCATGGCACGAGGTCGGCAAATCCTTTTCCAAGCGACAAGTCTCATCCCTTTGGGGCCCAAATCAGATcctttccaaagaaagtctCTACGGATTCTATCGATCTCATTAGAAACGACCAGATTGGTAATTTAAACATTGACATCTAGTAAATTGGAATTGAAGATAGGACCAAGTTTAGAAGAGTGAGTTGTCCGCCTAGAGAGTGATAACTCGCTTTCCAAGAAGTAAGTTTGGAGCGAACCAATAAGATAAGTTTCAACCAATCTTGTCtccttggtcttcttcccgagAGCTGGACCCCAAGTAGGTAGGAAGACAGTCCCTGAAGCAATTAAGAGTTGCAGCTGATATTACATTAGGGCAGAAGCCAAAATTGGTAGAATATAGACAATTTTTAGAGAAGTTGATAGTGAGTCCTGAGGATCCTTTTAAAGATATAGGATTAGTTTAATAATCTGAAGATCCTCCTGTTCACCTGCcgaaaaaatgattaaatcatCCGCATATTGAAGATGGCAAATATTTCCAAATTGTCCCAAAGGAACCCCTAATAAAACTCTAAAGCGGAGCGTGTGTGTGAACATTGCACTTAGAGAATCTGCTGCTAAAGAAAATAGCAGGGGGAATAAGGGGCCACCTTGACGTAGACGGCGTTGGCAATGAATATAACCATGTAGAGATCCATTGATTAAGAGTCGGGCTTTGGTAGAACCAAGGATAATACAAATCTAAGAAATCCATCGAGTGTCAAACCCACGAGCAGTTAAGAcctcaaaaagaaaatttcaatcaAGGGAGTCAAAAGCTTTTGCAAAATCAACCTTAAAAGCTAACCCTGGCAGTTTGCGCTTTTGAATATTGAAGATAAGCTCTTGCGCTGCAACTATATTATCCGCTATTCATCTCCCTTTAATGAAGGCCGATTGGGAATCATCAACTAAAACATCGATAACTCGGCTCAGtctgttattattatattctctTTTCAATTTGAACATAATTTTTATAGcaagaaaaatttaaacaataaaaaaagttcATCTTACAAAGTCATTATAAAGTCAACTTTAAGATGCGAACTAGTTTGTCTCCCCAATAATTCATCTGGTAACtaaattttaatgatttgaGTACcactaatatgtatatatatgctccAAAGGTTGGGACAATTGTTTATAACCGAGCGACGCCAAGaccaaattatgaaaatatagtaaaattcaattataattaaatgtaaaaaatagcCAAATCAATctattatgaaatattttaattttatctcaTATCTTTACTCTCATTGAAATGGTAAATACAAGTGAGTCCCAAGTCCCAACTGAAGATAAGGAtctagaataatatatatatatatatatatatatatatatatatatatatatatatatatatatatatatatatatatatatatatcgatttCTTGTTTATATAACTCAATAGATAAAGAAAATACATGTTGatccatagaaataaatatatgatacgctttctttcttttttattattattactccgCAAAGTGTAAAGGtcataaaaaatagtaaactgTATTGTAGGTCGGGTAGCTAGTCAAATCCACATGGATGACGCTCATGGTACTAACCATTCAATTATGTAGCGCCAAAAGATTTGATCGGTGTTGCTAATcctaatttagaaaattaagaGTTAAGAAGGGAAAATGATGAATTCAAGGAGATGAAATGAGTATCGCAGACTTAATTTACCAAGAAATCTTTGCACTCAATTTCCTGTATTGGCTATTGCTTAAGCACTCTTAATTAGACTATGGAGATTCCTAAAATATATAGTCTAACCCCCTTGGTCCAAGTAATTAAACTCTAATCCCATACGACAATGATAATTGCCCTATAATTGCATTAAATATCCGGTATTAGGTTTAACCCTAATCTAGAGAATTCAACATTATATACCCTATCTATAGGCATGCACTTAACCTCTATCTCCTTTGTGCAACCTAGTATAATCGATTTCTCTATCCTAATCACATTTATCTAATATGCAATTGGGTCTCTCGCACTAGCAATTACAAACATAAAGAAACATAGGAGATTAATTTACAAGAAAATTCAAAGCCAATAATAGAAGGAAATCAAATACAAGTAGTCTTGAGATTCATGGTTTGAGGCACCAATGAAGGTTTAGCCTCTCATGGTTCCTAATACAATCCATTAGaagagaaaatattgaaaacataatgaGAAACTCCCTCAAACTTCTCTTCAAGTGGATGATGCTAGTAATTGTATTTCCTAATTGGAGAAGACAATGCCGTCCACTTGAAAAGAAAGTTTGGCACCCAATATTTAAAACTTCTCTTCTAGTTTGGTACCCAATAGGCGCGAAGGAGCAGTGTCTATTCATCGTAGATCGACTATCTTGATTGGAACCCTAGCAGCTGCTTTGAGAGTTTGTCCAAAGATCTTTCATAAAACCTAACTATTGGGTTTTAGGCTCCTTGTAATGGGCTAGTGCATGCTTCAGGTGTGTTTACCCGTGCTAATTGTTGGCGGCACTTGGGCtcaattttgagaaaaatctGGCATCGAAAGATTTGCGCAACCAAGGAGCACGCCTGAATTTtaagagcacgatcgtgctctggGCAACAGAATTGTGTAGAGGGTTGTGCTCTTTAATTAGATTCTTCTATCATGGGTTCTGCACAACCTAAACATGCATGTGCTGAGGCAGTACTCttgtttggattattattattattattttgtactCATTCTGCTCAGAATGATAgcagtttttcttctttttgtcccAAACCCTATTTACCTgcacattaaatacaaaatactTGGCAtagcactaaaaaaaaaatcatgcaggATGGCAACAATATGCATGGATTTGCAATATGTAACACATAATACATGCAtttcatgcactcatcaatatatatatatatatatatcacatgatacattattatctttaaactctaaaaatattatattaatgtaaCAGTACTCATGAGTTGAAAGATATTGTATATAGCatgaagattttaaaaaaaatctattaagtgtatataatgaatatattttttgcaataactttgttataaatccattttaataaaaaatgattataaaattttatcctgatttttttaatttactattaACGTGAAGCTTTAATTATCAAGATCTCGTAAAACTAATAGAGAGTGAAAGAATCTATTTAATTAGTggcaaatcctattttttttttcttaagagaaagaaaatttgaaagcGTAGGATTAGAACTCTCAACTTAATTTTATAGAGTACTGTTTACCTtaattcattgatttttttataaatcgaACAAATTGcatttcattaaaacaaaacaGTACATCTAATAAATTAAGAGATATAAAGGAAGAGCAAGCCATTAATGAATATGCTAATTGTTGAGCATTTATAATATTCTTTTACTTTGATGTATCCCCACctctttatttgtattttttttaaaaaaataagcacaAGCTCAAAGTGTGGAGCGCAACTATAAGCTTAATAAGCACTTATGCCCTTGTATTGTGTGGATTTTGATATTCGATCTTGGATTCTCTCCAAAAGAAACACCTTATAATATGTGGGACACTAGCTAGGTCAAGAGGCCAATGCATATGTATAAGCCtgatatttataattcattGATATTACATGTAATCAAAAGATGATCAAAATTAAAACTTCATGCTTTACATTTGCGAAATCAAAGCTTAAAAACCCCTAAAATCTATCATTGCGGCCTAGTCTTGCAGTCAAGTAGCCCATGCTCAAGTGAAGGAAAAGATTTCTCTATATAAAGTGTTCTTACTATGAACAAGCTCAACATATCAAATCATGCTAATTAATTAAGGTCATTAAAAACTCCATTGATGCACTTAGAAACGTGGAAAGCCAAATCATCATCAGTTGCTGATGGATCCATCATGGAGTAGTCCATGTTCATTCCATGCCAAGGTGGAGAGAGACATGAATAGGAAAATATATCCTCAATGTCAGTCCCAGGATTAGGCTCCCAAAACTCTTCATTATTTACCATTGACTCCACTGTTCTTTGATGATCAATGGATACTAGAGAGTTCTTATAATTTCCATCATGGTTATCATCAGTTGGTTCTGATCCCATAAATGATATCTGATAAGGTGCAGACACATGTTGGTAGTTCAATGTTGAAGAAGAGCTGGCTGGGGTTTGCATCTTATGAACTTCTTCATGGTGATTGGCTTGCTGATGTGCTGAGTAAAGGGATGACAGCATTGGCCATTCCTTTTTGAAGATCATATTGGAATTTGATTCAAAGCTAAGCAAGTTTGCTTCAATGGGGAGAAGGGGAACTTGTGGATTTATTATGGGATTAGTCATGGGTTTGCATGTATGATGCCCAGTGTAAGTGGCCAGGAACAGAGGTTGGTCAATATTGCAGACCTTCTCTTCAACCTGCTTGGTTGCTTGACATCCTTGATCTTTGTAAGTGCATCTATAATAGCTTCTGCAAAACAATACACACCATCAATTAGTTTTCCCTTAAAGAACATATGTTTATGactaattttcattaaataaaattttgtattggCTATCTAATTAACAACCTCTATATATGaagcatgatatatatatatatatacacagtattatatatatatatatatatatatggatgctCATTTCTCTTTTGAAGGGCTTAATTGATATGCATATATCCTGGTGTGTTcttcttattttcaataaacagtggtttatccactttttttttggaataatagacgacaagcgccctttTTTATGAATAGAAACAAAATACTAAACAGTATTGGAATCCGGATGTACATTATATGTAcagtatgaaaataatataggaATCCCGGATGAACAGTGGTCTATCcacttttttccaaaaaaaaaattgatatgcatatatattccAACCAAACCTTGAGAGTTTGGTTTTCTGGATGTTCTTCTGGCCATACTTCCTCCATTGGTAACCATCATCATGTGGAGAATAAGTGACATTAGTACATGAATTCATACTCTTCCtgtaattaaaagaaaagaaattacaaATAGCCAGCCACATGCAGTGTTAATTGTACTCTAGTTTTAATTACTATATATCTAAGAGCTCCCCCATgacatatattcatatatatatatatatatacatatatctatgctatatataaaaaagacagCAAGAGATCAAAGATGATCCATCAGAAAAACTCACAATTCTTTATTACAAGATCCAGTTGCAGCTGGTAGAGTACTCTTAATCTCATCTGAAACCACAGTACTCCCTTGATCACTGAAACTGCAACCTGATGAGCTTGCCTCGTGATCATGATTAAAATCATTGGGGTACTTGAGGATGGACAGACTCATTTCTAAAGCTTGCAGTCCCTTCTCAAAAAGGACCTCAGGAGGCTCTCCCTGCGGTTCACCACCGAACAAGAACATGAACTGAAGCAGTTTCATGATCTCATATCCTCTGGTGACCTCATATATGGCCATCTCATCTTTGTTACAACTCATGTTCTTTCTCTTCATCATGGCTACTTTCTCCATGGCAAACTCACTGTGGTTTCCACTCAAGGTCATGTACTATATTAATTATAAGTCTCTCAACTTACTTTGCacttttatctatatatatatatatatgagtgttggaatatataaatacatatgatAGTAGTGATGCCTCCAGGATGGAGAAAGATAGGGGAGAATTATGAGGGAGATGGGAAAGAGATCGGTGGAAAAGCCCTTACACTTGACTTCACGCTCTTGACCTAAGCATTATTGAGGTACAATTTACTGCTTCTATACttgtaaatatgtttaatagtCAAATCCGTGTGATAAattcaccaatttttttttctttgtggttGGTTTGGTTAATGGAGTTTGATTTGTtatctgatatttttttttattggttttgtcattttttatgtaaatataaactaaaaatGTCAAAGGTCATAATAGATGATGGAtgtaactaattaaaataatagttCTTTCTGTAGCATTTGCTATCTATTCTTGaactttgattaaaatatataagacAACAGGTTTAATAAAGTCATCTAATTAGAACTTTTGGGTGGCCACATGAAATAGattatagaagaaaaaaattatctagaTGGACTGTGCCAATTAAGTCTAGCATTTTTATCCCCTTCCCACTCCAAgcttaacaaaacaaaagcatgaGCTTAATTAGCTAATTAATAGATAAGTACTGAACTTATTAATGCATACAAATATGAATGGTTTGCACATGGTGAAAGTATGAACACGCGTGGAGGACCGAATGACTCCTGACTTGTCAAACAAGGCATAATACTGTTGATTCATTAATCTTGATAACATTAAAGGAGGATCATTATGAGCCAAGTGTAGACTTGAGAGGATACTATTTCATCATAGAAAAGAATATAGTTCACACAAGATCAAAAACATATCACTTTTGAGAATGACTTGTATAATTGTTTTCGATCATACAAGTTTGATTCTTCAAAGATTGGTTTTGAACAGCTGCACGcacgcatgcatgcatgcatgcatgtgtatAATCTCTGAAACACTGTCATGCATGTTGTGAATGCATCTATTGATGATATGATACTTGCCGCATTTTGGTGTCcaagtagaaaaagaaaatacttaattaatgCATGGGTGCTTCTATTCTTTCAATATTTGAGTCAATAAAAAGTTTGATTCCATTCCATAGTACTTGTCATCATCGTTCAAAGTCTTTGAGCATAGTTTGACccataatattaatgataatctAACTCATTTCTAGTTTAGTTAACCAGGTACATGTAAAACCAGCTCAAATTTGTCAAATTTATTTGAAGCGTTTGACAAGAGAATTTTAGCTGCCAcctagaaaaataacaaaattgcCTGCCgaccttcatttttttaaaataaatattattaattaccattttctttaattttatttattttttattatcttagtATCATTTggatgttttcaaaaatttcccatattctttatttttagctaaatatttattaaaattcattaaatatttgCCATGAAATAAAGGTTATGTGAAAGATGACGAGTTCTGTGTTTGTATAGTCTGTTTAATAACAAGGAtcctgatttttttattcaccacattaaatttttggt contains:
- the LOC120249284 gene encoding probable WRKY transcription factor 30, with translation MTLSGNHSEFAMEKVAMMKRKNMSCNKDEMAIYEVTRGYEIMKLLQFMFLFGGEPQGEPPEVLFEKGLQALEMSLSILKYPNDFNHDHEASSSGCSFSDQGSTVVSDEIKSTLPAATGSCNKELKSMNSCTNVTYSPHDDGYQWRKYGQKNIQKTKLSRSYYRCTYKDQGCQATKQVEEKVCNIDQPLFLATYTGHHTCKPMTNPIINPQVPLLPIEANLLSFESNSNMIFKKEWPMLSSLYSAHQQANHHEEVHKMQTPASSSSTLNYQHVSAPYQISFMGSEPTDDNHDGNYKNSLVSIDHQRTVESMVNNEEFWEPNPGTDIEDIFSYSCLSPPWHGMNMDYSMMDPSATDDDLAFHVSKCINGVFNDLN